Proteins encoded by one window of Winogradskyella sp. PG-2:
- a CDS encoding DUF1801 domain-containing protein encodes MSLNNDVHPDFLNVLKYKSKELIDLYLELRLFVLDLYPEAIELLYHTHALTSVYSLSEKLGNSFCMIPIYTNHLNLGFNKGTLLSDPKQLLKGTGKLIRHIPISSADDYNNTVVKDLIREAIVLAQSESKSLNQQAFRIISKIKK; translated from the coding sequence ATGAGTTTAAACAACGATGTACATCCCGATTTTCTCAATGTTCTTAAATACAAATCTAAAGAGCTAATAGATTTATATCTTGAGTTGAGGTTGTTTGTTTTAGACTTGTATCCAGAAGCAATTGAACTGCTGTATCACACACACGCTTTAACTTCAGTATATTCATTGTCAGAAAAATTAGGCAATAGTTTTTGTATGATTCCGATATACACCAATCATCTAAATTTGGGATTCAATAAAGGTACCTTGTTATCCGACCCAAAGCAATTATTAAAAGGTACAGGGAAATTAATTCGTCATATTCCTATATCTAGTGCTGATGACTATAACAATACTGTGGTAAAAGATTTGATTAGAGAAGCTATAGTACTGGCACAAAGTGAATCTAAATCACTAAATCAGCAAGCTTTCAGAATCATATCAAAAATTAAAAAGTAA
- a CDS encoding M1 family aminopeptidase, protein MKKRIKAGKNSFSKPLIKLTSIVFLAFLAMGSFIFYNTNILNEYWTNSEATAFRVDYEKELKQFEYVPQPKLVDVNLRLELYPSTRDYTVEGYYILKNTNREDITSVHIQKLLEGNITIDSLSFEGGATQNNHYKKFDYTIFNLNSVLKPGDSVKMYFKQSFITKGFESGNSNVNINKNGTFFNNSDLPTIGYNRKYELNDADERKEQNLPIRYNKADRQNTNELVKARSGSDSDGLNFEMIIGTSEEQTALVPGELLKQWTNDNRNYFHYKMKIPIIDFYSIVSAEYEIKKDHWIYQKDSISKPVDLEIYYHKAHDYNLDRMLSSMKASLNYYSENFSPYQYEHLRIMEFPRYAQYAQSFPGTIPFSESIGFILDIDDESDVDMAFYVTAHEIAHQWFGIQVEAANVKGRHFILETLSQYVAMMVLKEHYSEDKLLQFLELQKDIYKKGKDREAFTEPSLEFVENQDYIYYAKGAIQMYQFQKVVGEENVNRALRNFLEDWNSIDGKLKTKTNRYATSKDLLNYFRAVTPKHLQHTITELFETVSHLKVSNDKDN, encoded by the coding sequence TTGAAAAAACGAATTAAAGCTGGTAAAAACAGTTTCAGTAAGCCACTTATAAAATTAACTTCTATAGTATTCTTAGCGTTCCTAGCTATGGGAAGCTTTATTTTTTATAACACAAATATTTTAAATGAATATTGGACCAATTCTGAAGCTACTGCCTTTAGAGTAGACTATGAAAAAGAGCTCAAGCAATTTGAATATGTGCCGCAACCTAAACTAGTAGATGTTAATTTGCGATTAGAGTTGTATCCTTCAACTAGAGATTACACAGTAGAAGGCTATTATATTCTGAAAAATACAAATAGGGAAGACATAACATCTGTTCACATTCAAAAACTTCTAGAAGGAAATATCACAATAGATAGCCTTTCTTTTGAAGGTGGAGCAACACAAAACAATCACTATAAAAAGTTTGATTACACAATATTCAATCTGAATTCAGTATTAAAACCGGGAGATTCTGTAAAAATGTATTTTAAACAAAGTTTTATAACAAAAGGATTTGAATCAGGGAATTCTAATGTGAATATCAATAAAAACGGAACATTCTTTAATAATTCGGATTTGCCAACCATTGGCTATAATAGAAAGTATGAGTTAAATGATGCAGACGAACGTAAAGAGCAAAATTTACCCATACGATATAATAAAGCGGACCGACAAAATACAAATGAACTAGTAAAAGCGAGATCAGGTAGTGATTCTGACGGTTTAAATTTTGAAATGATTATCGGTACATCAGAAGAACAAACGGCTCTTGTTCCTGGAGAACTATTGAAACAGTGGACAAATGATAATCGCAACTATTTTCATTATAAAATGAAAATCCCAATCATAGATTTTTATTCTATAGTTTCCGCGGAATATGAAATAAAAAAAGACCATTGGATATATCAAAAGGATTCAATTTCAAAACCTGTTGACTTAGAGATTTACTATCATAAAGCTCATGATTATAATCTAGATAGAATGCTATCTTCCATGAAAGCATCTCTAAACTATTACAGTGAAAACTTTAGTCCTTACCAATATGAGCACCTGCGAATTATGGAATTTCCACGTTATGCACAATATGCTCAATCATTTCCAGGAACTATACCTTTTTCAGAATCCATAGGCTTTATTTTGGATATAGATGATGAAAGTGATGTGGATATGGCATTTTATGTGACTGCTCATGAAATTGCGCACCAATGGTTTGGAATACAAGTAGAAGCGGCTAATGTAAAAGGAAGACACTTTATTTTAGAAACATTATCACAGTATGTTGCAATGATGGTTTTAAAAGAACACTATTCTGAAGACAAGCTACTTCAATTCTTAGAACTTCAAAAAGACATCTATAAAAAAGGTAAAGATAGAGAGGCTTTTACAGAACCATCACTTGAATTCGTAGAAAACCAAGACTATATATATTATGCTAAAGGAGCAATTCAAATGTATCAATTTCAAAAAGTAGTAGGTGAGGAGAACGTAAATAGAGCATTAAGAAATTTTCTTGAAGATTGGAATTCTATTGATGGAAAATTAAAAACTAAAACCAATAGATATGCAACAAGCAAAGACCTGCTTAACTATTTTAGAGCGGTAACGCCAAAACATCTTCAGCATACAATTACGGAGCTTTTTGAAACTGTTAGTCATTTAAAAGTAAGTAATGATAAGGATAATTAG
- a CDS encoding GyrI-like domain-containing protein: MNPKLIHQTEKKLNGIKSSMHHGQFGNIVALWQRFMPNPKTITNTINGEFIALQEYTNFNNFEASIDIWACVEVSSLDPIPEGMTAFIIPKGEYAVFLHKGMDASKTYQQIMTKWLPTSGYVIDDRPHFQVMGEKYKNGSPDSEEDFYVPIKKVN, translated from the coding sequence ATGAATCCTAAACTTATACATCAGACTGAAAAGAAACTTAATGGAATAAAAAGCAGCATGCATCATGGTCAGTTTGGAAACATAGTTGCTTTATGGCAACGTTTTATGCCAAATCCAAAAACCATAACAAATACAATAAATGGTGAATTTATAGCACTGCAAGAGTATACTAATTTCAATAATTTTGAAGCATCTATTGATATTTGGGCTTGTGTTGAAGTTTCAAGTTTAGACCCTATTCCTGAAGGAATGACAGCCTTTATAATTCCTAAAGGTGAATACGCCGTCTTTTTACATAAAGGTATGGATGCTTCAAAAACGTATCAGCAAATTATGACCAAATGGCTGCCAACATCGGGTTATGTCATTGATGATAGACCGCACTTTCAAGTGATGGGTGAAAAATATAAAAATGGAAGTCCAGATTCAGAGGAGGATTTTTATGTACCCATTAAAAAAGTCAATTAA
- a CDS encoding cold-shock protein gives MAKSQQTFSKSEKEKKRLKKREDKRKKMEARKLAKEENGSGGIPLAYVDHNGNLTDTPPDPTMKVKVKAENIVIGIPQKEDSDEEFDPVRTGKVSFYDSSKGFGFIIDIETNEKHFTHVSGIIDDIAENDKVTFELEKGQRGMNAVKVKQA, from the coding sequence ATGGCTAAATCACAACAAACCTTTAGTAAAAGCGAAAAAGAAAAAAAGAGATTAAAAAAGAGAGAAGATAAGCGTAAGAAAATGGAAGCGCGTAAACTCGCAAAAGAAGAAAATGGTTCAGGCGGAATCCCTTTAGCTTATGTAGATCATAATGGGAATCTAACAGATACTCCACCAGATCCAACAATGAAAGTGAAGGTTAAAGCGGAAAATATCGTCATCGGAATTCCACAAAAAGAGGATAGCGATGAAGAATTCGATCCAGTAAGAACTGGTAAAGTATCTTTCTATGATAGTTCAAAAGGTTTTGGATTTATCATTGATATTGAAACCAATGAAAAGCACTTTACTCACGTTAGTGGTATCATCGATGATATTGCAGAGAATGATAAAGTAACTTTCGAATTAGAAAAAGGACAACGTGGTATGAATGCTGTTAAAGTAAAACAAGCATAA